The following are encoded in a window of Mannheimia varigena genomic DNA:
- a CDS encoding molecular chaperone TorD family protein yields MDKALLEWISLSGRLLGTLFYYSPNEQQAQTVLSLFSEPEWEQQWSIQHSEIPALIAKGLKQNISRDYQALFIGPNELLAPPWSSVYLDKEQVNIEIISSQLYR; encoded by the coding sequence ATGGATAAAGCATTATTAGAATGGATTTCTTTAAGTGGACGATTGTTAGGAACGCTATTTTATTATTCGCCAAATGAGCAGCAGGCCCAAACAGTGTTATCACTATTCTCTGAGCCAGAGTGGGAACAGCAATGGTCAATTCAGCATTCGGAAATTCCTGCGTTAATTGCTAAAGGGCTGAAACAGAATATTTCTAGAGATTATCAAGCACTATTTATTGGTCCAAATGAACTACTCGCACCACCTTGGAGTTCAGTATATTTAGATAAAGAGCAGGTGAATATAGAGATTATCTCATCACAACTCTATCGGTAA
- a CDS encoding DmsC/YnfH family molybdoenzyme membrane anchor subunit, with translation MNGLHELPLIVFTVLAQSAVGCWLLLSFVLCRNNSEQSHSYIHKVMFIPLVLLALGFVASALHLGSPLRAFNSLNRIGESMLSNEIASGAAFFALAGLYWLLAVLNKMPTGFAKIWLILTACVGLIFMYMMNNLYHISTVPTWNTVFTSWQFYLTVIIGGSALAYVLLHSNPHREYSFCYYPWLYVIAIFLAAIVVLDQGFGLSQIHSSAAQAVDLVPDYAIMHVVRLCLLGLAGILLFKGKNTMLLGMALIIVLLAEMIGRTVFYGLHMTVGMAVAG, from the coding sequence ATGAACGGACTACACGAATTACCTTTAATTGTTTTTACTGTACTTGCACAATCCGCAGTTGGCTGCTGGCTATTATTGAGTTTTGTGCTATGTCGCAATAATTCGGAGCAGAGCCACTCGTATATTCATAAAGTGATGTTTATTCCGCTTGTTTTATTAGCTCTCGGTTTTGTGGCATCTGCACTACATTTAGGCTCTCCTCTGCGAGCATTTAACAGCCTAAATCGTATTGGTGAGTCAATGCTCAGTAATGAAATTGCCAGTGGGGCAGCTTTCTTTGCTTTAGCTGGTTTATATTGGTTATTAGCGGTGTTAAATAAAATGCCAACAGGATTTGCAAAAATTTGGTTAATTTTGACCGCTTGTGTGGGCTTGATTTTTATGTATATGATGAACAATCTTTATCATATTAGCACCGTACCAACGTGGAATACCGTATTTACCTCGTGGCAGTTTTACTTAACGGTGATAATTGGCGGTAGTGCATTAGCTTACGTTCTATTACACTCTAATCCTCATCGAGAATACTCGTTCTGCTATTATCCTTGGCTATATGTTATCGCCATATTTCTAGCTGCTATTGTGGTGCTTGATCAAGGTTTTGGATTAAGCCAAATCCATAGTTCGGCAGCACAAGCGGTCGATTTGGTGCCAGATTATGCAATTATGCACGTAGTTCGATTATGTCTATTAGGTTTAGCAGGTATTTTATTATTTAAGGGTAAAAATACAATGCTTTTAGGAATGGCACTTATAATAGTGCTATTGGCTGAAATGATTGGCAGAACCGTGTTTTATGGATTACATATGACCGTTGGAATGGCGGTAGCAGGGTAA
- a CDS encoding DMSO/selenate family reductase complex B subunit, with protein MEQYGFYFDSERCTGCKTCELACKDYKDLGTEVNFRRIYEYAGGNWIQDGNGCWNQDIFTYYMSISCNHCDDAACSKVCPTGAMHKNADGFVIVDEERCIGCRYCSMACPYNAPQFDVKKGLMTKCDGCYSRVKDGSKPICVDACPLRALDFAPIKELREKYGNQASIAPLPSAEFTKPNLVVKPNKNARSSGDKTGFLANPREV; from the coding sequence ATGGAACAATATGGTTTTTATTTTGATTCTGAACGTTGTACCGGCTGTAAAACTTGTGAGTTAGCTTGTAAGGATTACAAAGATTTAGGAACAGAGGTGAATTTTCGCCGAATTTATGAATATGCAGGTGGTAATTGGATACAAGATGGAAATGGTTGCTGGAATCAAGATATTTTTACCTATTATATGTCGATTTCCTGTAACCATTGTGATGATGCAGCTTGTAGTAAAGTGTGTCCAACTGGAGCTATGCACAAAAATGCTGATGGATTTGTCATTGTTGATGAGGAAAGATGTATTGGCTGCCGCTACTGTAGTATGGCTTGTCCTTACAATGCTCCGCAATTTGATGTGAAAAAAGGGCTAATGACGAAATGCGATGGCTGTTATTCACGAGTGAAAGATGGAAGTAAGCCAATTTGCGTAGATGCTTGTCCGCTACGTGCATTAGATTTTGCCCCAATTAAAGAGTTGCGTGAAAAATATGGCAATCAAGCCTCTATTGCACCATTGCCATCTGCTGAGTTTACCAAGCCGAATTTGGTGGTGAAACCGAATAAAAATGCACGCTCAAGTGGCGATAAAACAGGCTTTTTAGCCAATCCAAGAGAGGTGTAA
- a CDS encoding DmsA/YnfE/YnfF family dimethyl sulfoxide reductase, protein MSDFNLNRRHFLKTASATSLAAASGLSLPFSAKAESIPVQNTSDEKVVWSACTVNCGSRCALRMHVKDERITYVETDNTGTETYNLDHQVRACLRGRSMRRRVYNPDRLKYPMKRVGKRGEGKFERITWDEALTIIADSLKKNIAKYGNESIYLNYGTGTLGGTITKSWPPGSTLVARLMNCIGGYLNHYGDYSTAQIAVGLDYTYGGGWALGNGMADMENSKLIVLFGNNPAETRMSGGGLTYCIQQAKAKSNAKLIIIDPRYTDTGLGKEDEWIPIRPGTDAALVSAFAYVLITEDLVDHPFLDKYCVGYDEKTLPASAPKNSHYKAHILGQGEDGIAKTPEWAAKITGIPADRIVKLAREIGSTKPACISQGWGPQRRSNGEILSRAIAMLPILTGNVGISGGNTGARESSYGVPFVRMPTLTNPVKASIPMFLWTDAIFRATEMTDKTDGIRGVERLTAPIKVIWNYASNCLINQHAEINRTHEILQDDSKCELIITIDNHMTSTAKYSDILLPDCTTSEQMDFCLDAFTSNMNYLIFADQVVKPPFECRNIYDMLSDLSEKLGVKEKFTEGRTQEEWLRHIYEQSRAQLPELPSFEEFRKQGIFKKVDPNGFYIAYKNFRENPDANPLATPSGKIEIYSERLAEIAKTWELDKDEVIHPLPIHVDSFEHYGDPLMEKYPLQMCGFHYKARTHSTYGNVDVLKAATPQEVWINPIDAEPRGIKNGDMLKIFNDRGEVHINAKVTPRIMPGVVALSEGGWYAPDNKGIDHGGCVNVLTTQRPSPLAKGNPQHSNLVQVAKL, encoded by the coding sequence ATGAGTGATTTTAACTTAAATCGTCGTCATTTTCTGAAAACTGCCTCTGCAACAAGCCTAGCGGCGGCATCTGGTCTATCTCTTCCTTTCTCAGCTAAAGCTGAATCTATTCCTGTTCAAAATACAAGTGATGAAAAAGTCGTTTGGAGTGCTTGTACAGTAAATTGCGGTAGCCGTTGTGCATTACGCATGCATGTTAAAGATGAACGTATTACCTATGTTGAAACTGATAATACAGGAACTGAAACCTACAATCTCGATCATCAAGTTCGAGCCTGTTTGCGTGGACGTTCAATGCGTCGCCGTGTGTACAATCCTGACCGATTAAAATATCCGATGAAGCGTGTTGGCAAGCGTGGCGAAGGTAAGTTTGAGCGAATTACTTGGGACGAAGCCTTAACAATCATTGCAGATTCTTTAAAGAAAAATATTGCCAAATATGGCAATGAAAGCATCTATCTAAATTATGGTACAGGGACTCTAGGTGGCACAATAACAAAATCTTGGCCACCAGGTTCAACATTAGTTGCTCGTTTAATGAACTGTATTGGCGGTTATTTAAATCACTATGGCGATTATAGTACGGCACAAATTGCAGTGGGCTTAGATTATACTTACGGCGGTGGTTGGGCATTAGGTAATGGAATGGCTGATATGGAAAATTCCAAATTGATTGTGCTATTTGGGAATAATCCAGCCGAAACTCGAATGAGTGGTGGTGGTTTAACTTACTGTATTCAGCAGGCCAAAGCAAAATCTAATGCGAAATTAATTATTATCGATCCTCGCTATACGGATACAGGGCTGGGTAAAGAAGATGAGTGGATTCCAATTCGACCAGGGACTGATGCCGCGTTAGTTTCTGCCTTCGCTTATGTATTGATTACCGAAGATTTAGTTGATCATCCTTTCCTTGATAAATATTGTGTTGGTTATGATGAAAAAACATTACCAGCCTCAGCTCCGAAAAATAGTCATTATAAAGCCCATATTTTGGGGCAAGGGGAAGACGGTATTGCAAAAACCCCGGAATGGGCGGCTAAAATCACAGGTATCCCAGCTGATCGTATCGTGAAATTAGCTCGTGAGATTGGCTCTACAAAACCGGCTTGTATTTCACAAGGTTGGGGACCGCAACGCCGTAGTAATGGCGAAATTCTTTCTCGTGCTATTGCAATGTTGCCGATATTAACTGGAAATGTGGGGATTAGTGGCGGTAATACAGGAGCTCGTGAAAGCTCTTATGGCGTACCTTTTGTGCGTATGCCAACATTAACCAATCCGGTAAAAGCCAGTATTCCAATGTTCCTCTGGACAGATGCGATTTTCCGTGCAACAGAAATGACGGATAAGACAGATGGTATTCGCGGCGTAGAGCGTTTAACCGCACCAATTAAGGTTATTTGGAATTATGCTAGTAATTGCTTAATTAATCAGCACGCAGAAATTAATCGAACTCACGAAATTCTACAAGATGATTCTAAATGTGAGTTGATTATTACCATTGATAACCATATGACATCAACCGCAAAATACAGTGATATTTTGCTTCCTGATTGTACGACATCAGAGCAAATGGATTTCTGTTTAGATGCGTTTACTTCGAATATGAATTACCTCATTTTTGCTGACCAAGTAGTGAAGCCGCCATTTGAATGCCGCAATATCTACGATATGTTGAGTGATTTGTCAGAAAAATTAGGGGTGAAAGAGAAATTTACTGAAGGTCGTACACAAGAAGAGTGGTTGCGTCATATTTATGAACAATCCCGAGCTCAGCTACCTGAATTGCCTAGCTTTGAAGAATTTAGAAAACAAGGGATCTTCAAAAAAGTTGATCCTAACGGTTTCTATATCGCCTATAAAAATTTCCGTGAAAACCCAGATGCAAATCCACTAGCTACACCGTCAGGTAAGATTGAAATTTATTCTGAACGTTTAGCAGAAATTGCGAAAACTTGGGAGTTAGACAAAGACGAGGTTATTCATCCATTACCGATTCACGTTGATAGTTTCGAGCATTATGGTGATCCACTAATGGAAAAATACCCTCTACAAATGTGTGGTTTCCACTATAAAGCCCGAACACACTCTACCTATGGCAATGTTGATGTGCTGAAAGCAGCTACGCCACAAGAGGTTTGGATTAACCCAATTGATGCAGAGCCTAGAGGCATTAAAAATGGCGATATGCTGAAAATTTTTAATGATCGTGGTGAAGTGCATATTAATGCCAAAGTGACTCCTCGTATTATGCCGGGAGTTGTGGCATTAAGTGAAGGTGGTTGGTATGCACCGGATAATAAAGGTATCGATCATGGTGGTTGTGTCAATGTGCTGACTACCCAGCGTCCATCACCTTTAGCCAAAGGTAATCCACAACATTCTAACTTAGTCCAAGTTGCAAAATTATAG
- a CDS encoding aspartate aminotransferase family protein, protein MTTSNNIKQLDKDYIAQTYGRFDLALSHGKGCEVWDFEGNRYLDFTSGIGVNSLGWADDDWLQAVVNQAGKLQHTSNLFFTEPSSQLAKKLVAASGLKRAFFCNSGAEANEGAVKTARKYSHDKYGAGRSTILTLVNSFHGRTISTLAATGQEVFHQHFHPFTDGFEYVPANEIEALKTRLNTNDVCGILVEVVQGEGGVCSLDNDYLQAVQALCHEKDIVFIIDEVQTGIGRTGTMFSYQQFGLQPDIVSLAKGLGGGLPIGSFLLGEKVENTLGKSDHGSTFGGNPVACAGANVVVDKINADFLAEVQRKGQSLQATLAALPKVKSVSGLGLMLGVEFEDGVLASDIVAKCIAKGVLFLTAKSKLRLLPPLIISDEQIAHGMQVLKEVLESE, encoded by the coding sequence ATGACAACTTCGAACAACATCAAACAGTTAGATAAAGATTACATCGCCCAAACTTACGGCAGATTTGACCTTGCCCTGTCGCACGGCAAAGGCTGCGAGGTGTGGGATTTTGAAGGCAACCGCTATTTGGATTTCACCAGCGGCATTGGCGTGAATAGCCTTGGCTGGGCAGATGACGATTGGCTACAAGCAGTTGTGAACCAAGCCGGAAAATTGCAACACACCTCAAATCTGTTCTTCACCGAACCCTCAAGCCAACTTGCAAAAAAATTGGTGGCAGCAAGCGGTTTAAAACGGGCATTTTTTTGCAATTCAGGGGCGGAAGCGAATGAAGGAGCGGTGAAAACGGCTCGTAAATATAGCCACGATAAATACGGAGCAGGGCGTTCAACCATTTTAACTTTAGTGAACTCTTTCCACGGACGCACGATTTCCACCCTTGCCGCAACAGGGCAAGAGGTATTCCACCAACATTTCCACCCTTTCACGGACGGTTTTGAATATGTGCCAGCGAACGAAATTGAGGCTCTCAAAACTCGTTTAAACACCAATGATGTGTGCGGTATTTTGGTTGAAGTGGTGCAAGGCGAAGGCGGCGTTTGCTCGCTTGATAACGACTACTTGCAAGCGGTGCAAGCCCTCTGCCACGAAAAAGATATCGTCTTTATTATTGACGAAGTGCAAACCGGCATTGGGCGAACCGGCACAATGTTCTCTTACCAACAATTCGGCTTGCAGCCCGACATCGTGAGTTTGGCGAAAGGCTTAGGCGGTGGCTTGCCGATTGGCTCGTTCCTACTCGGTGAAAAAGTGGAAAATACCCTCGGCAAAAGCGACCACGGATCAACCTTTGGCGGCAATCCTGTGGCTTGCGCAGGGGCGAATGTGGTAGTGGATAAAATCAACGCTGATTTCTTGGCGGAAGTGCAACGAAAAGGGCAATCGCTACAAGCAACACTTGCCGCTCTTCCAAAAGTGAAATCGGTTTCAGGTCTAGGTTTAATGCTTGGTGTGGAATTTGAAGATGGCGTGTTAGCTTCTGATATCGTGGCAAAATGTATCGCTAAAGGTGTGCTGTTTTTAACGGCGAAAAGCAAGCTACGTTTGCTCCCACCGCTCATCATTTCTGATGAACAAATTGCTCACGGAATGCAAGTGCTAAAAGAAGTGCTGGAAAGCGAGTGA
- the argB gene encoding acetylglutamate kinase, whose protein sequence is MQLQEINQFANLLEKSTACLAKWQDKIIVVKYGGNAMINEELKKSVMADILLLNRLGVKVVLVHGGGPEISQGVKLLGKEPQFINGLRVTDSDTINVVLQMLAGKVNKSLVALLKGKGIGLCGIDGAMLQCKKLEGEVDYGFVGDIVNVNPQVIDIALNAGLIPVISTVGVDENGQAYNINADTAASEIAIALNAAKLVSMTDIAGLLRDRFDESTLIPEVEVSEVQGLIDQGIIAGGMIPKIACCTDFINAGGIEANIIDGRIDHAILVELFGGKNGTRFYKQ, encoded by the coding sequence ATGCAACTACAAGAAATCAACCAATTCGCAAATTTATTAGAAAAATCCACCGCTTGTCTTGCCAAGTGGCAAGATAAAATCATTGTGGTGAAATACGGCGGTAATGCAATGATCAACGAGGAACTGAAGAAATCGGTAATGGCAGATATTTTGCTGTTAAACCGACTAGGCGTGAAAGTGGTGCTAGTGCACGGCGGTGGGCCGGAAATTTCGCAAGGGGTGAAATTGCTTGGTAAAGAGCCGCAATTTATCAACGGTTTGCGTGTGACGGATAGCGACACCATCAACGTTGTGCTTCAAATGCTGGCAGGTAAGGTGAACAAAAGTTTGGTAGCATTGCTTAAAGGTAAAGGCATCGGCTTGTGTGGCATTGACGGGGCTATGTTGCAGTGCAAAAAACTCGAAGGCGAGGTAGATTACGGCTTCGTAGGTGATATTGTAAACGTGAATCCGCAAGTGATTGACATTGCCCTAAACGCAGGCTTGATTCCAGTGATTTCAACCGTGGGCGTTGATGAAAACGGACAAGCGTACAACATCAACGCAGATACGGCAGCGAGTGAAATTGCGATTGCCTTAAATGCAGCGAAATTAGTTTCAATGACCGACATCGCAGGATTATTGCGAGATCGCTTTGATGAAAGTACGCTGATTCCAGAAGTGGAAGTGAGTGAAGTACAGGGGTTGATCGACCAAGGCATTATTGCTGGCGGAATGATCCCGAAAATTGCCTGCTGCACCGATTTCATCAACGCCGGCGGCATTGAAGCGAACATTATTGACGGACGCATTGACCACGCTATTTTAGTGGAGCTGTTCGGCGGCAAAAACGGCACTCGATTTTATAAGCAATAG